A window of Dickeya zeae NCPPB 2538 contains these coding sequences:
- the flhA gene encoding flagellar biosynthesis protein FlhA yields MANLASLLRLPGNMKGSQWQILAGPVLILLILSMMVLPLPPFVLDLLFTFNIALSIMVLLVAMFTQRTLDFAAFPTILLFSTLLRLSLNVASTRIILMEGHTGAGAAGRVVEAFGHFLVGGNFAIGIVVFIILVLINFMVITKGAGRIAEVGARFTLDGMPGKQMAIDADLNAGLIGEDEAKKRRSEVTQEADFYGSMDGASKFVRGDAIAGLMIMAINIIGGLLVGVVQHDMVLGQAVQNYTLLTIGDGLVAQIPALVISTAAGVIVTRVSTDQDVGQQMVSQLFNNPRVMILSAGVLGLIGLVPGMPNFVFLLFTATLLGLAWWMKKGDESKAAFAATEAATATPTAPQVIEASWSDVQLEDPLGMEVGYRLIPMVDFQQNGELLGRIRSIRKKFAQEMGFLPPVVHIRDNLDLQPASYRILMKGVEIGSGEAHPGRWMAINPGNAVGTLPGDLTKDPAFGLPAVWIESALKEQAQTQGFTVVEASTVVATHLNHLLSLHASELFGRQEAQQLMDRVSQEMPKLTEDFIPGVVTLTTLHKVLQNLLSEQVSIRDMRTVIETLAEHAAVQTDPNELTTAVRIALGRAITQQWFPGDTELQVIGLDGALERLLLQALQGGGGLEPGLSDRLLDQARQALQRQEVLGAPPVLLVNHALRGLLSRFLRRSLPQIAVLSNLEISDSRQIRMTSMIGGELS; encoded by the coding sequence ATGGCTAACCTGGCCTCTTTACTTCGCCTACCTGGCAATATGAAAGGTTCGCAATGGCAGATTCTGGCAGGACCTGTTCTGATATTGCTTATCCTGTCGATGATGGTTCTGCCGCTGCCACCGTTTGTTTTGGACCTGCTATTTACGTTCAACATTGCACTGTCCATTATGGTGTTGCTGGTTGCGATGTTTACCCAGCGTACACTCGATTTTGCGGCCTTCCCGACTATCTTGTTGTTTTCCACACTGTTGCGTTTGTCACTTAACGTTGCGTCGACACGTATCATTCTAATGGAAGGGCATACTGGCGCTGGTGCGGCAGGGAGAGTGGTTGAAGCCTTTGGTCACTTCCTGGTAGGGGGTAATTTTGCCATCGGTATTGTGGTGTTTATTATCCTGGTTCTGATCAACTTCATGGTCATCACCAAGGGTGCTGGGCGTATCGCGGAAGTTGGCGCACGCTTTACCCTGGACGGGATGCCCGGTAAACAAATGGCGATTGATGCCGATTTGAACGCCGGGTTGATTGGTGAGGATGAAGCCAAAAAACGTCGCTCTGAGGTCACCCAGGAAGCGGATTTCTATGGCTCCATGGACGGTGCGAGTAAGTTCGTGCGTGGTGATGCTATCGCCGGGCTGATGATTATGGCCATCAACATCATCGGTGGCTTACTGGTAGGGGTCGTTCAGCACGATATGGTGCTGGGGCAGGCTGTTCAAAACTACACGCTTCTGACCATCGGTGATGGTCTGGTTGCACAAATTCCGGCACTGGTGATTTCAACCGCTGCCGGTGTGATTGTGACTCGGGTCAGTACCGATCAGGATGTCGGTCAACAGATGGTGAGCCAACTGTTCAATAACCCACGTGTCATGATCTTAAGTGCGGGGGTATTGGGGCTGATTGGTCTGGTTCCTGGCATGCCTAACTTTGTCTTCCTGCTGTTTACCGCAACGCTGTTGGGGTTGGCCTGGTGGATGAAGAAAGGTGACGAGAGTAAAGCCGCATTTGCCGCGACAGAGGCAGCGACTGCGACCCCGACAGCACCACAGGTGATAGAGGCCAGTTGGTCTGACGTACAACTGGAAGACCCGCTTGGAATGGAGGTGGGATACCGCCTGATCCCTATGGTGGATTTCCAGCAAAACGGTGAGTTACTTGGGCGTATCCGTAGTATCCGCAAGAAGTTTGCTCAGGAAATGGGGTTCCTTCCACCAGTAGTGCATATTCGGGATAACCTGGATTTGCAGCCAGCCAGCTATCGCATCCTGATGAAAGGGGTCGAGATCGGTAGTGGTGAAGCACATCCGGGGCGTTGGATGGCGATTAACCCTGGCAATGCGGTGGGTACGCTACCGGGGGATCTGACTAAAGATCCGGCTTTTGGTTTGCCTGCTGTCTGGATAGAAAGTGCATTGAAAGAACAGGCACAAACTCAAGGGTTTACTGTAGTTGAAGCCAGTACAGTGGTAGCGACACACCTGAATCATTTGCTTAGCTTGCACGCCAGTGAGTTGTTTGGCCGTCAGGAAGCGCAACAACTGATGGATCGCGTATCTCAGGAAATGCCAAAGCTAACCGAAGATTTTATCCCGGGCGTAGTGACGTTAACCACGTTACACAAAGTACTGCAGAATTTGTTAAGCGAGCAGGTATCGATCCGCGATATGCGCACGGTCATCGAAACGTTGGCTGAGCATGCGGCAGTACAAACGGATCCTAATGAACTGACGACTGCTGTACGCATTGCACTCGGACGGGCTATCACTCAGCAGTGGTTCCCGGGTGATACGGAACTTCAGGTCATCGGTCTTGATGGCGCACTGGAACGTTTGCTCTTGCAAGCGCTTCAGGGGGGCGGCGGTCTGGAACCAGGATTGAGTGACCGGTTACTGGATCAGGCTCGACAGGCATTGCAACGACAGGAGGTACTGGGGGCACCGCCGGTATTGTTGGTCAACCACGCACTGCGTGGGTTGTTGTCGCGATTCCTGCGCCGCAGTCTGCCACAAATTGCCGTACTGTCGAACCTTGAGATCAGCGATAGTCGTCAAATCAGGATGACATCAATGATTGGTGGCGAGCTTTCCTGA
- a CDS encoding flagellar protein FlhE: MKKIMMAALWGMAAAISSPSAYAQQGGWNASLTGPSFQYKGMLASSPAFLPPPGLGVSTAQSVTVIYWRYQLKSPAPIDLAVKLCAANRCVNLDGASGQTYGLQGIPANSEFRMLFYVPGSGRMATSVDVASNEISVNYK, from the coding sequence ATGAAGAAAATCATGATGGCCGCGCTTTGGGGGATGGCGGCAGCAATATCATCGCCCTCAGCCTATGCTCAGCAGGGCGGCTGGAATGCCAGCCTGACAGGGCCGTCATTTCAATACAAAGGGATGTTAGCATCTTCCCCTGCTTTTCTCCCGCCCCCCGGATTGGGTGTTAGCACTGCCCAATCCGTCACAGTAATCTACTGGCGATATCAATTGAAATCTCCCGCACCGATAGATTTGGCTGTTAAGCTCTGTGCGGCTAATCGATGCGTTAATCTGGATGGTGCCAGTGGGCAAACCTACGGATTACAAGGTATACCGGCGAATAGTGAGTTTAGAATGCTATTTTATGTACCTGGCTCTGGGCGTATGGCAACGTCCGTCGATGTGGCGTCTAACGAGATATCAGTAAACTACAAGTAA